The following are encoded in a window of Sutcliffiella horikoshii genomic DNA:
- a CDS encoding lipopolysaccharide biosynthesis protein, giving the protein MLSKHAFAYFLSHGVPALVSFASIAIFTRLLSPEEYGMYALVFAVAGMVNAVLFEWLKLSLLRYYPKFKEDNRFLETIKLSFLALIVATFVVGLITMFFFQGKEFSPIFIFLTLLFSWTQSWNSINLTLMRAKLSPKSYGMLAFSRTTLGLVLGTAFIYAGFAEIGLLSGLILAFWITLLMPTLKYWKLGVNLKAFHSDYLKQFLKYGMPLTITLLMGVIIHNSDRLIINYLLDTSATGIYAVTYDLSEQTIFTLMMIINLAAFPIAVKVMEEKGEIAAYEQVRKNTSLIFLIALPAVAGFVLIATNISHLFLGESFREDALVLMPYIAIGALLKGFKLYSVDIMFHLKQKTALQIFPVIVAAVLNVALNFLLIPKCGIEGAAIATVVAYAAAVVMSWIIVHIQIHPLPFPAKDFIKVVTASTAMGLALWPLQDKTGVLFLIGQLVVGGITFLLAAIVLNIMNARTILMKRLKKTL; this is encoded by the coding sequence ATGCTATCAAAACATGCTTTTGCTTATTTTTTATCACATGGTGTACCGGCGCTTGTCAGCTTTGCCAGTATCGCCATATTTACTAGATTATTAAGTCCTGAAGAATACGGGATGTATGCGCTAGTTTTTGCGGTTGCCGGGATGGTGAACGCAGTTCTATTTGAATGGCTCAAGTTGAGTTTGCTTCGTTATTATCCGAAATTTAAAGAAGATAATCGCTTTTTGGAGACCATTAAACTATCTTTTTTAGCCTTAATTGTAGCGACGTTTGTTGTTGGCCTCATTACCATGTTCTTTTTTCAGGGGAAAGAGTTTTCTCCAATATTCATCTTCCTCACCCTATTATTCTCATGGACACAATCATGGAATAGTATTAATCTTACGCTCATGCGTGCTAAACTATCACCCAAATCTTATGGTATGTTAGCGTTCAGTCGTACAACATTAGGGTTGGTTCTTGGTACAGCTTTCATCTATGCCGGATTTGCTGAGATTGGTTTGCTATCGGGACTCATTCTGGCATTTTGGATTACGCTGTTGATGCCGACATTGAAGTATTGGAAGCTAGGTGTTAACCTAAAGGCTTTCCATTCGGATTATTTAAAACAATTTTTGAAATACGGAATGCCCTTAACGATAACATTGTTGATGGGTGTGATTATTCATAACTCTGATCGCTTGATTATCAATTATTTGTTGGACACAAGTGCAACCGGTATTTATGCGGTAACGTATGACCTTTCTGAACAAACAATCTTTACCTTGATGATGATTATTAACTTGGCTGCATTTCCAATTGCTGTGAAAGTGATGGAGGAAAAAGGGGAAATCGCGGCATATGAACAGGTCAGAAAAAACACTAGCTTGATATTTTTAATCGCATTACCCGCGGTGGCGGGGTTTGTTCTAATTGCAACCAATATATCTCATCTTTTCTTAGGTGAATCCTTCCGTGAAGATGCGCTTGTCCTTATGCCATATATTGCAATAGGAGCTTTGTTAAAAGGATTCAAGTTGTATAGCGTGGATATTATGTTCCATTTAAAACAAAAAACGGCCCTACAAATTTTCCCGGTTATAGTAGCTGCTGTGCTCAATGTTGCACTTAATTTCCTTTTAATTCCTAAATGTGGAATAGAGGGAGCGGCAATAGCTACTGTGGTTGCATATGCAGCAGCCGTGGTGATGAGTTGGATTATTGTTCATATTCAGATTCACCCACTTCCTTTTCCAGCAAAAGATTTCATCAAGGTTGTGACGGCATCAACTGCGATGGGACTTGCCTTATGGCCGTTACAGGATAAGACTGGTGTGCTTTTCCTTATCGGACAACTGGTTGTAGGGGGCATCACATTTTTGTTAGCGGCGATTGTATTAAATATCATGAATGCACGGACTATATTAATGAAAAGATTGAAAAAAACTTTGTAA
- a CDS encoding SpoIID/LytB domain-containing protein, with protein MKKWIVSLLVACLVFLPSLTQVEASSAASIPNEVSVKLKYHLKEKKAIPFNFNGTYQLVDSGFELKQDRTYEVKLNGSVIELYENSKKIKSFNQTFEIKPVKYGKSNYIRLNGRPYLGSIRFMIENNYLVPVNKLPMEDYLKGVLPSEIYPSWNIEALKAQAVAARTYAMKRVHQVMTDDVGSQRYDGYIWWDHTKYENTNRAVNETKGQVLTYNDRLIDAVFSSNNGGYIESNKGAWPGGSQLDYLIAKEDPNDPAFDWNLSLREQQIEVKELDLKNPQDWWASTQESGLKNPLKFANTNESKVLTNVKNYLKKETSDLKDATIKIISIKDVAVSNTTTPGQRRTHGSYTVEYMVQHKDGSFVMETKEVDGEEHTEIKVHSYQQVNSPITNMRSIFGINDFKSHFVTTISLKDGVYDIKGKGWGHGVGMSQYGAKAMADQGDSYVDILGFYYSGTTFSNYFMDHINNSLRGSDRYETSTAIAEYGWDKGFQTVVIGRGDNPVDALTGSVLAKKYDAPLLLVKTDEIPNSVKELLATQTIHQIFVLGGQAAVSDKTVAELRKYATQVIRIKGSDRYDTSVEVAGQIDARGEVIITSGSSTSPDALSVASHAALNQIPILFTKVEEVSSSVEEYLRNNNVKKVTIIGGKSAVSNEVEAKLSSLVDEVKRVSGPDRYATSVAIVNEYNLDPRNLFFARGEQFIDALPGSVLAAKMEAPLLLTKKDSLPDAVSGYINTNIHYVPSVHYLGGTGAISESTRSEIELNILK; from the coding sequence ATGAAAAAGTGGATTGTTTCATTGCTAGTGGCTTGTCTTGTATTCCTGCCGAGCCTCACACAAGTAGAGGCTTCATCTGCAGCTTCCATTCCAAATGAAGTTTCAGTGAAATTGAAGTACCATCTGAAAGAGAAAAAAGCAATTCCTTTCAATTTTAACGGAACGTATCAATTGGTAGATAGCGGTTTTGAGCTTAAGCAAGATAGAACTTATGAAGTGAAATTAAATGGCAGTGTCATTGAACTTTATGAAAATAGCAAAAAAATTAAAAGTTTTAATCAAACGTTTGAAATAAAGCCTGTTAAGTACGGAAAAAGCAATTACATCCGCTTAAATGGTCGTCCCTATCTAGGAAGCATTCGTTTTATGATTGAAAATAACTATCTGGTACCTGTTAATAAATTGCCGATGGAAGATTACCTTAAAGGCGTTTTGCCGAGTGAGATTTATCCTAGTTGGAATATTGAAGCTCTAAAGGCTCAAGCTGTTGCGGCAAGGACTTACGCTATGAAACGAGTCCATCAAGTAATGACGGATGATGTTGGTTCCCAACGTTATGATGGCTACATCTGGTGGGATCATACGAAGTATGAGAATACTAATAGAGCTGTTAATGAAACAAAAGGACAAGTCCTTACATATAATGACCGTCTAATCGATGCAGTATTTAGCTCGAATAACGGAGGTTATATTGAAAGTAATAAAGGGGCGTGGCCAGGTGGTAGCCAGTTAGACTATTTAATTGCAAAAGAAGATCCAAACGATCCAGCTTTTGATTGGAATCTTTCTCTAAGAGAGCAACAAATCGAAGTAAAGGAGCTTGACCTTAAAAACCCTCAAGACTGGTGGGCATCCACTCAAGAAAGTGGATTGAAAAACCCGTTGAAATTTGCTAATACAAATGAGTCAAAAGTGTTAACGAACGTAAAGAATTATTTAAAAAAGGAAACTTCGGATCTAAAAGATGCAACTATTAAAATAATTTCAATTAAAGATGTGGCTGTTTCCAATACTACAACACCAGGTCAAAGAAGAACACATGGTAGTTATACTGTGGAGTATATGGTTCAACATAAAGATGGAAGCTTTGTAATGGAAACAAAGGAAGTTGACGGTGAAGAGCACACAGAAATCAAGGTGCATTCTTACCAACAAGTGAACAGCCCAATCACTAACATGCGTTCCATCTTCGGAATAAATGATTTTAAAAGTCACTTTGTCACTACGATTTCTTTAAAAGATGGCGTGTATGACATTAAAGGTAAAGGCTGGGGGCATGGCGTAGGAATGAGTCAATACGGTGCCAAGGCAATGGCAGATCAAGGAGATTCCTATGTTGATATTCTTGGTTTCTACTATTCTGGAACTACTTTTTCCAATTATTTTATGGATCATATTAATAATAGTTTAAGAGGCTCTGATCGTTATGAAACAAGTACTGCAATTGCTGAGTATGGCTGGGATAAAGGGTTCCAAACAGTAGTTATTGGGCGCGGAGACAATCCTGTTGATGCGCTGACTGGAAGTGTGTTGGCGAAAAAGTATGATGCACCTCTATTATTAGTGAAAACAGACGAAATTCCAAATTCAGTTAAAGAACTGTTAGCAACACAAACCATTCACCAGATTTTTGTTCTAGGTGGACAAGCTGCTGTTTCTGATAAAACAGTAGCGGAATTAAGAAAATATGCTACACAGGTTATACGAATTAAAGGTAGTGACCGTTATGACACTTCAGTGGAAGTAGCAGGTCAAATTGATGCTAGAGGGGAAGTTATCATCACATCAGGTAGCTCTACTTCACCTGATGCACTATCTGTTGCATCTCATGCTGCTTTGAACCAAATTCCGATTCTCTTTACCAAGGTTGAGGAAGTATCGTCAAGTGTCGAAGAGTATTTGAGAAATAACAATGTGAAAAAGGTCACCATCATTGGTGGTAAAAGCGCAGTGTCGAATGAAGTAGAAGCGAAATTGTCCAGCCTTGTTGATGAAGTGAAGCGTGTCAGCGGTCCGGACCGCTACGCAACTAGTGTAGCCATTGTAAATGAGTACAATTTAGATCCACGTAACCTTTTCTTTGCACGCGGAGAGCAATTTATTGATGCTCTTCCAGGATCGGTTCTTGCAGCTAAAATGGAGGCGCCGCTTTTATTAACGAAAAAGGATTCATTGCCAGATGCTGTTTCTGGCTACATTAATACAAACATTCATTACGTTCCATCTGTACATTATTTGGGTGGAACAGGTGCAATTTCTGAAAGTACCAGAAGCGAAATTGAATTGAATATCTTGAAATAA
- a CDS encoding cell wall-binding repeat-containing protein, translating to MNYFKICSLLVFLFFMAPIVSFAEKVLVIDPGHGGKFSGTCGFSGNQTGYCEKHANLDVAIRLKELLKNTDIKVYMTRESNNKDFAATSKEDLIQRMVVANNFIKGNNDESLFLSIHHNAHPTSQVAKGFETYYYDYSAMSESEKQYPPDPIQIGLAEESGKFARLVHNSTLGKIRQFEKGYIDRGIHNHQAFFVIRNAQMPSVLVELGFMSNKDEEKIIKTSQFQQNAAQGLATAVINYFKIYEVYDKDRNKLATFDKKEDALNYAKKQTKFVEVWDKDKQQTIFTSDKYKVYDKVNGLLQEFYTEQDAINFAKNRKDSRVIQDKTGFIVWSNYITPKYEVYSQDKLLGNYLDYDYALSKAKASSNSKLTVIGTGEVIWTNISGVPVSRVVDVERLSGTDRYLTAIETSKKIYPNGFDGAKEEKTVILATGKTFADALSAGPLASKYGNAPILLSRNTELNKEVFAEITRLGANKVVIIGGHGAVPENAETTLRDSGLEVERISGKDRYETNRAILSELGDVSGVFLASGQGFADALAAAPIAAKKGWGILLTEQSWISQQAIPYLAGKEVVIVGGNAAVSTKVEGSITGASKISRLSGANRYETLAQLLWHFSSDLTGETVLVSTGQNFPDALVSAPLAIHNGAPLVLVGDSRNRNVESFLMAYTNDVRVNKVEVIGGTSAINNTQISTITTKLK from the coding sequence GTGAATTATTTTAAGATTTGTAGTTTGCTAGTGTTCCTATTTTTTATGGCACCGATTGTTTCTTTTGCAGAGAAGGTACTAGTTATTGATCCGGGGCATGGTGGGAAATTCTCCGGTACGTGTGGATTCTCAGGTAACCAAACTGGTTATTGTGAGAAACATGCTAATTTAGATGTAGCAATCCGTTTAAAAGAATTACTAAAGAATACAGACATCAAGGTTTATATGACACGTGAATCCAATAATAAAGATTTCGCTGCAACCTCAAAAGAAGACTTGATTCAAAGAATGGTAGTGGCAAATAACTTTATTAAAGGCAACAATGATGAAAGTTTGTTCCTTTCGATTCACCATAACGCACATCCAACTTCTCAAGTGGCAAAAGGGTTTGAAACTTATTACTATGATTACAGTGCGATGAGTGAGTCGGAAAAGCAATATCCACCAGACCCAATACAGATCGGATTAGCTGAAGAAAGTGGAAAGTTTGCTAGATTAGTACATAATTCAACTCTAGGTAAAATTAGACAGTTTGAAAAGGGATACATTGACAGAGGTATTCACAACCACCAAGCATTTTTCGTTATTAGAAATGCGCAAATGCCATCTGTACTTGTTGAGCTTGGCTTCATGTCGAACAAGGACGAAGAGAAGATAATCAAAACTTCTCAATTCCAGCAAAATGCTGCTCAAGGATTGGCTACAGCGGTCATCAATTACTTCAAAATTTATGAAGTGTATGATAAAGATCGCAATAAATTAGCTACTTTTGATAAAAAAGAAGATGCACTGAACTATGCAAAAAAACAAACTAAATTTGTTGAAGTTTGGGACAAAGATAAGCAACAAACCATCTTCACAAGTGATAAATATAAAGTTTACGATAAGGTAAATGGTTTATTGCAAGAGTTCTATACAGAACAAGATGCCATTAATTTTGCAAAGAATCGAAAAGATTCAAGAGTTATTCAAGACAAAACCGGGTTCATCGTTTGGTCGAACTATATAACTCCTAAATATGAAGTATACAGTCAGGATAAGCTTCTAGGAAACTATCTTGATTATGATTATGCACTAAGTAAGGCTAAGGCGAGCTCCAATTCCAAACTTACTGTTATCGGGACAGGCGAAGTGATTTGGACAAATATCAGCGGGGTTCCAGTCAGTCGTGTCGTAGATGTAGAGAGACTTTCTGGTACAGATAGATATTTGACTGCTATTGAGACATCAAAAAAAATCTATCCAAATGGTTTTGACGGAGCAAAAGAAGAAAAAACGGTCATCCTAGCAACTGGTAAAACATTTGCAGATGCCCTTTCTGCTGGGCCGCTAGCTTCAAAATACGGAAATGCTCCAATCTTACTTTCTAGGAATACAGAACTTAACAAAGAAGTATTCGCTGAAATTACTCGTCTGGGAGCAAATAAAGTGGTGATTATCGGAGGACATGGTGCGGTTCCCGAAAATGCGGAAACCACTCTCCGCGATAGCGGTTTAGAAGTAGAGCGTATTTCAGGTAAAGATCGCTATGAAACGAACAGAGCCATCCTATCTGAACTAGGTGATGTAAGTGGTGTGTTTTTAGCATCTGGTCAAGGATTTGCTGATGCTCTTGCGGCTGCACCGATTGCAGCTAAAAAGGGCTGGGGAATTCTCCTCACAGAACAAAGCTGGATTTCGCAACAAGCAATCCCTTATTTGGCAGGTAAAGAAGTTGTCATTGTTGGTGGAAATGCAGCGGTTTCAACTAAAGTAGAAGGTTCCATAACAGGTGCAAGTAAAATCTCCAGATTATCCGGAGCAAATAGATATGAAACATTGGCACAGCTATTGTGGCATTTTTCAAGTGACCTTACAGGTGAGACGGTTCTTGTGTCAACAGGTCAAAACTTCCCTGATGCTTTAGTTTCTGCCCCATTAGCCATTCATAATGGTGCTCCACTAGTATTAGTAGGAGACAGCAGAAACAGAAATGTTGAGTCATTCCTTATGGCTTATACAAATGATGTCCGTGTAAATAAAGTAGAAGTTATCGGCGGAACAAGCGCGATAAATAATACTCAAATTTCTACTATTACTACAAAATTAAAATAA
- a CDS encoding cell wall-binding repeat-containing protein, which yields MQLRKYFLGFVAFLLVFSNLQFAVGATSVTKTPNGIDLKEVREMLDERQKFEEAADAAKAAFSATDKVRVIVELDGEAPIQYATKKNVLYKDLDESTKKSLVDTVEKQQATVKSAISSKGLTVEYKHQFTTAFNGFSGEVMFGDIKKIEALNGVANVYLANEYNRPEFEPNMTTSHDYIQSMQVWADAHFKGEGMVVSVIDSGVDPSHKDFVISDGTEEYLTKDLVDGLVNSEGLKGKFYTEKVPYGYNYYDQNYEIKDVGPAPSEHGMHVAGTVVANGEIMGVAPEAQVLGMKVFSNDPLYPSTWSDIYLAAIDDSIKLGADVLNMSLGSTASFYEADSAEDVAITRAVENGIVSSVSAGNSGHIGYGWDNPLFQNPDIGVVGAPGLNKDTLQVAASGNTAYLYQHSLTIDGTDFEGVGYGIDSWEDLAEVELFLLDGLGHPEDYQGVDVTGKVVVMSRGELTFFDKTQNAAAAGAAGIVVYNHDPEALFHEDQGGWAVPFMKLSYEDGQAIVETLENGNTDGNVEQLNQKESPEMGRMTDFTSWGTTPSLELKPEITAPGGNIYSTLNDDKYGVKSGTSMAAPHVAGGAALVQQYLKTDERFTDLNAEERTRLAKALMMNTADSIEDLNGNDYSPRRQGAGMMQLFAAVDTPAYVVEKNSGEGKVELKAFDSTKVSFTLSATNIADYEVSYKVDTSVLTDSFLEQENGPTLNALTTGALEGAKVTAPKELTLAAGETKEFTVSIDLANAKVPGYTADGTPTSMDLVENIFVEGFVTLSHKYEADLSVPFLGFYGDWSEPSVLDGFMAFGEEKYYDVGFPADAVFEDGVEDAQFWMTHLNDEEGNAFYGLSPNEDGWNDSINFLNAYLRNAKEVHYNVLDENGKEVRRILSSNYVRKNYFNAGNGTYFSLDADRAWDGTVKGSVVADGKYYYEINALVDGTDKWQSKKIPVVVDTTVPTVEITSFNEETGELEWNATDAGVGLDLIVVYVNGKAMVLDADAKNVTLPTSDINDIEVLAVDKVMNIGFDTYTFGDGTEPVIFMMHPEPFGAYATNEVPVSGYVTDDVRVEKVMVNGNEVATTLVNEEGEDRYYFETTVTYEEDGYYDVLITALDGGGNEFGISRKVFVDTTVPTLTVDVPKFVDMDVEEVTATTLLEDNFNYVSLHVDDNHEFEQPFTSPVKIMEPASVEYETTLSLKPGNNHFVFTLTDLGGNTVTKEVTVYRNEVAERVDRLRGADRYATAVELSKEGWEQSDVVVIARGDNYADALAGVPLAHKYNAPLLLTKTASLPDATKAEIERLGAKKVYILGGTAAVSKDVEDTFKAHGLEVKRLSGSDRWSTAGAIATEVAPNGANGVVVVNGKNFPDALSVASYAAQNGMPILLTDQNELPKQTNAALIALSPKQAIVVGGTAAVSDNVLKSLPNPKRIGGKDRYETAVNVAKHFDLDANHYYVATGKQFADALAGAALAANHHTGILLVGTSVSGHVEGFLTSEEVDTLTVIGGENAVSASVLEHLAKIVK from the coding sequence GTGCAACTTCGTAAGTACTTTCTAGGCTTTGTGGCTTTCTTACTAGTGTTCTCCAACCTGCAATTTGCTGTTGGGGCTACATCGGTAACGAAAACACCAAATGGGATTGATCTAAAAGAAGTAAGAGAAATGCTTGATGAAAGACAAAAGTTTGAGGAAGCTGCTGACGCGGCAAAAGCTGCTTTTTCAGCAACGGATAAAGTCCGTGTAATTGTTGAGTTGGATGGAGAAGCACCGATTCAATATGCAACAAAGAAAAATGTTCTTTATAAGGACCTTGATGAGTCTACTAAAAAATCTTTGGTAGATACAGTTGAAAAACAGCAGGCTACTGTTAAATCTGCTATTTCTTCTAAAGGTTTAACTGTGGAGTACAAGCACCAATTTACTACTGCCTTCAATGGTTTCAGTGGTGAAGTGATGTTTGGTGACATTAAGAAAATCGAAGCTTTAAATGGGGTAGCGAACGTATACTTAGCAAATGAGTATAATCGTCCAGAATTTGAACCAAATATGACTACTAGTCATGATTATATTCAATCCATGCAAGTCTGGGCTGATGCTCATTTCAAAGGAGAAGGTATGGTCGTTTCGGTAATTGACTCCGGAGTAGATCCTTCTCACAAAGATTTCGTGATAAGTGATGGCACGGAAGAATACTTAACGAAAGACCTAGTAGATGGCCTAGTAAACTCTGAAGGCCTTAAAGGGAAATTCTATACTGAAAAAGTACCTTATGGCTATAACTACTATGACCAAAACTACGAAATTAAAGATGTAGGACCTGCTCCATCTGAGCACGGGATGCACGTCGCGGGTACCGTAGTTGCAAATGGAGAGATCATGGGTGTTGCACCTGAAGCGCAAGTATTAGGGATGAAAGTGTTCTCAAATGATCCTTTATATCCTTCTACTTGGTCAGATATTTACCTAGCTGCAATCGATGATTCTATCAAACTAGGTGCAGATGTCTTGAACATGAGTTTAGGTTCTACTGCTTCTTTCTATGAAGCGGATAGTGCTGAGGATGTAGCAATTACACGTGCAGTAGAAAACGGAATCGTTTCTTCTGTATCTGCTGGTAACTCCGGTCATATCGGATACGGTTGGGATAATCCATTATTCCAAAATCCTGATATTGGTGTAGTGGGAGCGCCAGGTCTTAATAAAGACACTTTACAAGTGGCTGCTTCAGGTAACACAGCTTACTTATATCAACATTCTTTAACTATTGATGGAACAGACTTTGAAGGGGTTGGATACGGCATCGATAGCTGGGAAGACCTTGCAGAGGTGGAACTGTTTTTATTAGATGGACTTGGTCATCCTGAAGATTACCAAGGTGTGGACGTTACTGGCAAAGTAGTAGTAATGTCACGTGGAGAATTAACGTTCTTCGACAAAACGCAAAATGCTGCTGCAGCTGGAGCAGCAGGGATTGTCGTTTACAACCATGATCCAGAAGCATTGTTCCATGAAGACCAAGGTGGTTGGGCTGTTCCGTTCATGAAACTAAGCTATGAGGACGGACAAGCTATCGTAGAAACACTTGAAAATGGTAATACTGATGGAAACGTAGAACAATTGAACCAAAAAGAAAGCCCTGAAATGGGTAGAATGACAGACTTTACATCTTGGGGTACTACTCCAAGCTTAGAATTAAAGCCAGAAATCACAGCACCTGGTGGAAACATCTACTCTACTCTAAATGATGACAAGTATGGAGTGAAAAGTGGTACTTCCATGGCTGCTCCTCACGTAGCTGGTGGTGCTGCACTAGTTCAACAATACTTGAAAACTGATGAGAGATTTACTGATTTGAACGCTGAAGAGCGTACTAGATTAGCAAAAGCTTTGATGATGAACACTGCTGACAGCATCGAAGATTTAAATGGTAATGACTATTCTCCTCGCCGACAAGGTGCAGGAATGATGCAACTTTTTGCAGCAGTCGATACACCTGCATATGTAGTAGAAAAGAATAGCGGTGAAGGTAAAGTAGAATTAAAAGCATTTGATTCCACTAAAGTAAGTTTCACTCTTTCTGCTACTAATATTGCTGATTACGAAGTTTCATACAAAGTTGATACTTCTGTTTTAACAGACTCTTTCTTAGAGCAAGAAAATGGACCAACTCTAAATGCATTAACAACTGGTGCTTTAGAAGGTGCGAAAGTGACAGCTCCTAAAGAGCTTACATTAGCAGCTGGTGAAACGAAAGAATTCACTGTTTCCATAGACTTGGCAAATGCAAAAGTTCCTGGTTACACAGCGGATGGCACACCTACAAGTATGGATCTTGTAGAAAATATTTTTGTAGAAGGTTTTGTAACGCTTTCTCATAAATACGAAGCAGATCTTTCTGTTCCATTCTTAGGTTTCTATGGTGATTGGAGCGAGCCTTCTGTATTAGATGGATTTATGGCTTTTGGGGAAGAAAAGTACTATGACGTTGGCTTCCCGGCTGATGCAGTTTTTGAAGATGGAGTGGAAGATGCACAGTTCTGGATGACTCACTTAAATGATGAAGAAGGAAATGCTTTCTATGGATTAAGCCCTAATGAAGACGGGTGGAACGATAGCATCAATTTCCTTAACGCATACCTGCGTAACGCTAAAGAAGTACACTATAATGTACTTGATGAGAATGGAAAGGAAGTTCGTAGAATTTTATCTTCGAACTACGTAAGAAAGAATTACTTTAATGCTGGAAATGGCACATATTTCTCATTGGATGCTGATCGTGCTTGGGATGGTACGGTTAAGGGCAGTGTAGTTGCAGACGGGAAATATTATTATGAAATCAACGCTCTAGTTGATGGCACGGATAAGTGGCAATCTAAAAAGATCCCAGTTGTTGTTGATACTACTGTTCCTACAGTGGAAATCACATCTTTCAATGAAGAAACTGGTGAGCTTGAGTGGAATGCTACTGATGCAGGAGTTGGTCTTGACTTAATCGTTGTTTATGTTAATGGTAAAGCAATGGTTCTTGACGCTGATGCTAAAAATGTAACATTACCTACTTCTGATATTAATGACATTGAAGTACTTGCAGTTGACAAAGTAATGAATATCGGTTTCGATACCTACACTTTTGGTGATGGTACAGAACCTGTAATATTTATGATGCATCCAGAGCCATTTGGCGCATATGCAACAAATGAGGTTCCTGTGTCTGGTTATGTTACAGATGACGTTCGTGTTGAAAAAGTGATGGTAAATGGTAATGAAGTAGCTACGACTCTTGTAAATGAAGAAGGAGAAGACCGCTACTACTTCGAAACGACAGTAACATATGAAGAAGATGGATATTACGATGTTCTTATCACTGCCCTAGATGGCGGAGGTAATGAATTTGGAATTTCCAGAAAGGTTTTCGTTGACACAACAGTGCCAACTTTAACTGTAGATGTGCCGAAGTTTGTTGATATGGATGTAGAAGAAGTAACAGCTACTACTCTATTAGAAGATAACTTCAACTATGTTTCTCTTCACGTAGATGATAATCATGAATTTGAACAGCCTTTCACAAGTCCTGTTAAAATCATGGAGCCTGCTAGCGTGGAATATGAAACTACTTTAAGCTTAAAACCAGGAAACAACCACTTTGTTTTCACTTTAACAGACCTAGGTGGAAACACAGTAACGAAAGAAGTAACTGTTTACCGTAATGAAGTTGCAGAGCGTGTTGATCGCTTAAGAGGTGCAGATCGTTATGCTACTGCAGTAGAATTAAGTAAAGAAGGTTGGGAACAGTCTGATGTAGTAGTGATTGCGCGTGGAGACAACTATGCAGATGCACTTGCTGGTGTACCGTTGGCTCATAAATACAATGCACCACTATTATTAACAAAAACTGCATCTCTACCAGATGCTACAAAAGCTGAGATTGAGAGATTAGGTGCGAAGAAAGTTTACATCCTTGGTGGAACTGCAGCTGTAAGCAAAGATGTAGAAGATACTTTCAAAGCGCATGGTCTTGAAGTAAAACGTCTATCCGGTTCTGATAGATGGTCTACTGCTGGAGCAATTGCTACAGAAGTTGCACCAAATGGAGCGAATGGAGTAGTTGTTGTTAATGGCAAGAACTTCCCGGATGCTTTATCTGTTGCTTCTTATGCAGCACAAAACGGCATGCCAATTCTATTAACGGATCAAAACGAATTACCAAAACAAACGAATGCAGCATTAATCGCACTTAGCCCTAAACAAGCTATTGTTGTTGGTGGAACAGCAGCTGTTTCTGATAACGTATTGAAATCTCTACCAAATCCTAAGAGAATTGGCGGAAAAGATCGTTATGAAACTGCTGTAAATGTTGCAAAGCATTTTGATTTAGATGCAAATCATTACTATGTTGCAACAGGCAAGCAGTTTGCCGATGCACTAGCTGGTGCGGCACTTGCTGCAAATCACCATACTGGTATTTTACTAGTTGGAACTAGCGTTTCTGGCCATGTTGAAGGTTTCTTAACTTCTGAGGAAGTAGATACTTTAACTGTTATTGGTGGAGAAAATGCTGTATCTGCTTCAGTGTTAGAGCACTTAGCAAAAATCGTAAAGTAA
- a CDS encoding cell wall-binding repeat-containing protein — MFPDALSGINFASKNNMPLVLVNGQAMINDLTGYLKEAKVEHYYIYGGTKSVNANIVK, encoded by the coding sequence ATGTTCCCAGATGCATTGAGCGGAATCAATTTTGCATCCAAGAACAATATGCCATTAGTATTAGTAAATGGGCAAGCGATGATAAATGATCTTACCGGTTATTTAAAAGAAGCGAAGGTAGAGCATTATTACATCTATGGCGGGACAAAGTCAGTAAATGCAAATATAGTAAAATAG
- a CDS encoding cell wall-binding repeat-containing protein yields the protein MNGTTLLVNDNDKVLQNAINELKRLLKKEGKVIILGGTNEISSNMEKSIKKSFKIDRISGENRTKTSIEIAKKVKKNLQEIIVVSGLDFADALSIAPYASNTTTPLLLNTTKITLTKELEDYVIQNKIKKSL from the coding sequence ATGAACGGAACAACTCTGCTAGTTAACGATAACGACAAAGTTCTACAAAATGCAATAAATGAATTGAAGCGTCTTTTGAAGAAAGAAGGCAAAGTAATTATCCTTGGAGGAACAAATGAAATTTCTTCCAATATGGAAAAAAGCATAAAAAAGTCCTTTAAAATAGATAGAATCTCTGGTGAAAATAGAACAAAAACTTCTATTGAAATAGCAAAAAAAGTGAAGAAAAATCTACAGGAAATTATAGTAGTATCAGGTTTAGACTTTGCTGATGCTTTAAGTATCGCCCCATACGCATCAAATACTACGACACCTTTATTGCTTAATACCACCAAGATTACTCTGACAAAAGAATTGGAGGATTATGTAATACAAAACAAAATAAAAAAGTCACTGTAG